The segment AAGATAAAGGCAATACTGAAAAAGAAAGAAATATTGCTGTTTACAGTAACAATAAAGACAATTTACACCTTAAATTTATAAGTCAATATCTCCATCAAGCTAGTATTTTTCATGCTGTAAATCCTTATGGTATGCCGCTGGCTGCTACACCACTTGTTGATGATACTGTAATTGGAAAGTTGCGAACTGCAAAAATCAACTTTTATTCACTTCTTAATGAAACTGGGCTTGATGGTGTACCTGCCTTTAAAGAAGGTGTTGACCTAGCTGGAGGTGCAATAGACGAACAATTTACATACCACTATATAAAAAACGAAGCGATTATTGAGCTTATTAGAATTTGGAACAAAAACAATAGGCAAAATAGCAAATTATCTGCACTGCAGCTTAGTGGAGCTAGAGACAATGCATATACTTCAGCAATTGAATGTTTACTGAAAAGGTTTGTGGATAGAGGACTGATAATAGAGTATAAAAATTTAAGTCTTACTCTTTCTCCTACACCACAACTTAAATTAGAACTTAGCGTGAATATTACTTATAACTTTAGCATTAATGCTGTTGCTTTAGTAATTACTACTCAAGATATAGTTGATTATCAAAACAGCTTAAGTGCTTAAAAGGGGGTCTAAAAATGCAATTTTATGATTTAAGAGAAGTTTATTTTTCAATTGGTGGTACGCAGTTACATAGTGGCAAGCTAGAGCTTACAAGCGAACCTACAACAAGAGCAGTGATTAGTAGTGAAGATAAAGGTATGCCTGTAATAAGCTTAAGAGATCCCAAAACAATAACTTATGTTTTCAATATTGAAGTGACACTAGGTAGTCATGACTACATTTTGTTAACTGAACTTTCTGATGAACAGTTTTACAATATGGACGTGAGAAAAGAGGATAAAATGCTTGATTTAGCATTCAATGATAGAATTGCTACCAAAATTATTTCTAACTATGCAATTTTTACTGAAGAGCCTTCAAGAAGTTATTCTGCTGAGGCCGAAAAAGTATCTTTTGAAATTAGGGCTATTAATTGCCAAAAATCTAAACCAAACAACACTTAAAAGGAGGGTCTTATTATGATAATGAGATATAAAATGAAAATTTTAACTAAAAATAAAACTTATGAATATCCGCTGAGAGTACTTCCGGTCTATGAATGGGATAAAGTGCTAGGATTTAATCAAAGTGACGCTGTTTTAAAGCTTAATGAGGTTAAATACTTAAGAGAAATCACAAGCTTAATGATAAGTCCAAAATTTTTAGACGAATTCTATGTGATTTTGGATCAAAATAGAGAATTTATTTCTTATTATAAGGACTATCTTGTTGCAATAATTTACACTGCACAATTTAATACTTTTCATTTAGACAATGATCTAAAAAAGCCCGCTTTAGTATATTTGAGTGAGTATGAAAATAATGTTGGTGATTTTGTTGCTTTTGACTATATTAATGAAAATTTTGATTATGAAAAAGTAGCCACTTCGCTTTCATCAATTACATCAAATTCCAATGAGCTGGTTGCTAAATGAGCAAAAGAAATAGAGATATTGATAAAGCTATTGCAAGTCTTGATGAGACTAGAAAAAAATATTTTAACTTGCTTGACGAGATTAAGAACGATAAATACTTTTTCCCAGTAATTATGAATATTTGCTCATACTACTCGGTTAAAAAATTGCCTTATGACGAGCTTTTAGAAGTCAATAGACTTGCTGAGATTAAATTAGAAAAAGAATTGTATGAATTAATTTTAAGCAAGTGAGGACTTAGTGAGCGACAAATTCACCATTAAATTTAAAGGTATTCTTGATCATGCTGCAACAAAAAAGGCCATTGAACAAGATATTTCTAAAATGGAAAAATATCTTAAACCTAAAAAATCTAGTTTGGGTAGCACTAAAGATATTGTAAAAAATAATTTGTCGGACAAGAAAAAAGAACTTAGTAGACAATCTAAATTTGAAAGCTTAAGAGAGCGTGTTGAGAAATATAGACTTACACAAACTAAAAAACTTATAAAACAGGGCATGGGATTTGAGAAAGCTAGAAAAGAGGCTTTCAGAAGATCTTTAATGTCTGATAGAGACAAAAGGCATCTTGAGTATAAAGAACTTGCAAAAGAATCAAAAGCAAAAAGTAAAATGTTAGCGGCCTCTCAAGGAAAAGGACTTGTTGCCAAAATTGCAATAGGTAGTGCCCTAAGGAATATCATTAGCAACGCTATGAGTAAAGTTGGAGGAGGCCTTTTAGGTTTTGCTAAAAAAGCAGTTGAAGAAGACACCAAAACAAAAAGAACAAAACTTCTCAATAGTGCATTTTTTACAGATAACGAACGAAATATGATTATGGGAAATAAAGACAAGAATACTAAGGGAATTCTTGACGGAATGAAGGGATTTGAGCGCGACTTAGAAAAAGAAGAATTCTTAAATCAAGCAAGTGTCTTTAAGGGTACTTTAAGGGACTTAGATATGTTAAATGAAACTAATTTGAAAAACGCAGTAGAATTTGCAGCTATGCTTAAATCCAGTGGTGCTATGAGCAGCGAAGATGCAGTAAAGGCTGTTAATAGTGTTCTTGGGGGTGATGGAAGTGAGCTTTTTGATCTATTAAAGAAGTCAGGTGTTGGAGACAAATATATAGAAGATGCCAAAATGGCCTGGCAAAGCGGGGCTCAAGTAGATCTAGATTCCAGAATTACCAAGATGATGGAAATGTTCAAGGATTTTAAATCTTTCGGCCTTACAAAAAAAGTCAATAATGCTGAAAGTATTCAAAGTAATTTGGCTTCAGCTGAGCAAACTCTTCAAAACTTAACCACCACTGTCTTAGACCCAATACTTGGCCTCGTTAATAAGATAACTAAATACTTTGAAGGCTTTAAGTTTGAAACACACATTATTAATCCCATAATTGATGGCATTAAAAGTATTTTTAATCTTAATTATTTCTTTGCAAAATTAAAATCGATGCTACCTGGATGGATGGGCGGAGATGAGGGTGCGGCTCTAAAAAAACTACAAGAAGAAGTTCAAAATCAAGACAATGCTAACAACACTCCATAATTTTGGTAAAAGGTAATTACTTATGGATATTAACAATAAAAATACTAACAATAAAACAATGTTACCCCAGGAGATTTCTCAAATAATAAGAGATGTAATAACCCAAATATTTGCTCTTTTTGGAGCAGATAATTTTTTAGTGTTATTTCCTAGAATGGATCTAAAAGGTTTTGGATATGTTCCTCAATTGTTTTTTATAAAACCAAAAACCGAACTCATAACACGCACTTACAATACTAGTTGTTCTAAAAGACCGGTCATCAATTATTATGATAGAAAAGCGGAATATGTCAGCTACAATCCGGTAATGACTGGTGAACATATATCATTAAACGGTGGAATACTAACATCCTTATATAAGGATATGCTTTCTTTACTCAAAATGACTGTTTTTGGCAATACTATGCTACGCTTTGACGCTCATCTTGTAAAAGAACAACTAGCCAATAGAATACAAGCACAAGTCCCTTTTAGTATATATAGTCCAACTTTTGGCCTTAAAGAATTAGCTGTAATTACAAGTCTTTCGTTTAAGGACACTCCTTTCATTGACGAAGTTGAGGTTAGTTTATCAATAGAAATAGTAAAAACATTTGCATTGGAAAAATATAAAGGATAAAAAATGCTGTTACTACAATATGATTTTAAAATTGAGTTCTACAATGTAGATACATCAAAAAAATCACCTGATGGAATTCCTTTCGCCGAAGAAATTCCTAAAATTATCATCAATACACAAGATGGAATTCATATTGATATTTCAATATCCAACGTGTATTCAAATATTCATACTATAAGTTCCAAACAAGCAAAAGTCGTACTTTGGAATCTTCCCTTAGACTTCACCGACGACATTAAATTTGGAGATATAGTAAAAATATATTATAAGAAATTTGCTCATGAAAAAAATTTTGATTTCATAATGGCAGGAACTTTAGGACCTCCTATGAGTACTGATTATCCGGGTGGGGATTTTAGTGTAGATCTTGATGTTCGTTTATTAACTAAAAGCAACTTCTTCAATCGTAAGTTGGCAGGCAAAGAAGGCAAAAACTTTAAAGGCAAAACGGTGCAGGAGGCAATAGAATCTGTATTTCCCAATCGCAATATCCTTAATATGGATGAAAAAGATTGTCTTAAAATTATTGACAAAGATATTTATGCCACAACACCAAAAGAGTTTATTGACAAAATAAAAGGAACATATGTTCATAACGTAATAGCCGATATTGGTACTGGGTTACGGGGATATGAATGCTATCTGATATTTACTAATTATATAAAAAAGGGGGAAAATGTCCACTACGAGGCATTAGAAGACTATGGACTTGAATTTATACCACAACAAGAAATTACTTTGGGCACAACACTCAAAAAAAATCTTATATTTTGGAACGCAAAAACATTTTTCACACATAAGTTAAATGTTGGAGATAAAGTCTCATTTATTGATGGACTAGGGAAAATGATAAAAACCACTATAAAAGAAACAAGTGCAAGGCTTAGCAATACAGGAGAGTGTTCATTAATATTAAAGTTAGACGATGATTCTAATACAAAACGTAAAAAATAAAGGGGACTAGAATTAGAATGAATGAAGACTATGAAATTTACAGAATGAATCAACGCCTTTATGGCCAGGCATTGGCTCAAGAAGACCTTAAAAATTGGATTTATTCAAACATTTTTATAATTAAAATTGGCACTGTAAAGGAGTTTAAACATCAAACTCAAGAAGCTATTGTTACAATACCCGAATTTGAAGATTTAGAAATTCACACAAAAAATATCTCTAATATCAGTTTAGAACTATCAAAAGGTGATTGCGTTTTACTACTTCAATCAAGCATTAATATTTTTGATAAAAATAACGACATTCACTTTGACAAACATCATTTTTATATACTTAGTGCAATTAGCCCAAAGACTTTAAATCTAATCTCTGATACTGTTAAAATTAAAGCAAACAATAACATTGAAATAGCTAACCAAACAACTAGCTTAAAAACAATTCTCAAAAATATTGTAAGTGCTATTGAGGGTATAAAAGTCGTACCCGCACAAGGAGGCCCAGTAATTGAATCAGTCAGTCTAAAAATAGCAACCACTAAAATTAATTCTGATATTAATAGCTTGTTTAAGTAATTTTTGCTAAATATGGTATAATTACTAGTATGGATTTAAGATTAGGCAATAATTTTGAATTGGTATTTAATAACGATTTATCACTTGTTGATGGAATTGATGAACAAAAACAAAGATTTTTGATATTTTTAAAAACCTTAAGGGGTAGTTTAAGCTATGCTCCTCATTGGGGACTGGACTATTTCTTGCTTTTAAAACTGTTAAAAATTAACAATCTTCACGCTGTAAAAAATTATTTTCACGAAATATCTAAAGAACTTAACTTAGATTTAATAAATATTTCAACTACTATACAAGACAACAAAGCACACATATCCTTTTTTTTCTCAGGCGATGTTTTGAATATGGAGTTTAATTTATGAGTATAGTTTTTGATTCTGATTTTGGCATTTTAAAACGTACAATTAAGGATATTGTAAGATCGAAAAGAGAATATTTGCGTGTAAATTATGGGATTAATATTGATGATAACCAAAGCTCAATTTATAACATTATTGCGTCTTCTTTAGCATTAATTGAAGAAGAAATAATTAATGAGCTTAATCTCTTTTTTTCTAAAATGAAACCGGGTGGCACTTATTGGGCTGCTATTGAAGAACACATTTCTTCTAAAAGCACAACTTACAGCGCGGTTCGCACGGCTTTACTTAATCTTGATGGGGTTGAGTACACTAATATTAAAAGTGCAGCTGGTAAAGCCAACATATATCTAATTTTAAAGGAAACTTTACTAGACGATAGTAAATCTAACATTAATAGTCCTGAATTTAAAGCAAAACTTTGGGAAACATTATATCTAACAACTCCTAGTGGGACTTTACTTGAGGGAGACATCGAAATTGATGGCCTCAATTCAACTGGACAACGGAAATCCTATAAAATATCGCTAGGGAAAAGAAAATATGTTTATATGAAAGTAAAGTATAAACTTGACCTTAAAAACTACCTCTACTTAAATATTGACTCTCAAATTAGGGATATATATTCTAGGATTATTTCAAATAACTATTCTGATATGGGAATTAGCTTTGAATATCAAGACTTTTTTGCTCCAGTTAATGAAGTTAAAGGAATTAAGTTTATGGAAATAAGTGCTTGTATTAAAGATACAGACACTGAGAGTATTACAAAAATTGGTGATAGCGATTTTAAAAAAAATCAAGATATTGCCATTAATGATGACACAATGCTACTTTTCAATATGACAGATAGATTGCTTATTGATATTGGATAGTTAACAAATATGAAAATACCCAATCTTTTCAAAAACACCGAAATTCATAAATTTATACGTACAGAAACAGAATATGCACAAGCATTGCTTAATGAACTTAAGTCCCTTAATTCCAACTTCATATCCATTAATGTAATAGAAAATATAAAATCAAGATATATTGCAATATGGATATCTCAAGTTTTATCTATCTTTTATGCAAAAACTCAAACTTTACAAAGTATTACAAGCAATATTAATAGTGTTATTTTTGCTTTACGTCATATTGGCACTGACGAGTCATTTAGACTGATTTTCAAGACCTTTTTAAATGTAGACATTGAAGTTACTACTCCTGAAGCTGGGGTTATTGATATCTCTTTAAAAGGGGTAATAAAAACAAACTTTACTACATTTATTTCGCCTAGCACTAAGAAAGGAAAACGACTAAAAAAGATAATTCTTAGAGAAAAGAAGCCGGGATACGCTGCATCTAAAAAAGCTTTAGTATTTAACTCACTTCCTAAAGGCTATGATCATTCAATTTATGCTTTTATTAAGAGAATTATTCCTATTGGTAGAGTTCTCAAAATTAATAATACAGATGGTAACAATATTATTACTTTCAATAACTAAGGAGGTTTTATGGCTGATGATCAAGAAAAATTACTGATTGATGAAGAAGAAACGGTTCAAATTAAAGATTTAAATAAGGTTACGACCGTTAACAATACTGATCTTTTACTGCTTGATGATGGAGCTGCAAGCAGCAATGCTATCACCTTTAAAAACTTCTTAAAAACCGTTAATCACCAAACATTTAAAGGCGAAGAGCTAGGCTATTTTAAAGAGATAATTAAATCTACAATCGCTACTGAACTTGCAGCTGATAAAGATTTTATAAAAAGCATTTACGATTTAATCGTTGACAAGCTAATTGAGAATGAATCTAGTAAACTTTCAAATCTTTTTAGTAAAATCAAATCGCGCCTTACAGATAGCATATCATCAGCCACTTTATCTAGAAGTGATGATCTTTTGATAATGCCTTCATCAGATACTATTCAAAAAACACCCGTTCCTAAACATATACTTGGAGTACCATCAAATTTTACTTATGGCAGCATAACTAGAAGTACTACACTTTATCCTTCTGACTATGAGAATAAAGCGATATCTATTAATATGGAAGACAATGATGATGTAACTCTTATTTTTTACAAAAATTACGATAATGATCCCATTTATCTTGATATTGAGATTCAAGTAAAAATCAATGATAATAGGATGCAGAAAAAATCATTAAAACTTATGTATTCTGATGAAATTACATACAATTGGGTTTATGAAATTACGGGCCCTCGCGGACTATTCACCAGAACTCCCATTTATAACGGATGGTATATCCAAAAAAGAGCCTCCTTGTATGGAGATTCAGTCCCAGATCTTTTAAAACTGTAAGCTTTTTTAGCAAAAATTACGATTTTGATATATAATGTATATACAAATAAAAAATTAAAATAAAGGATTAAAAAATGGATACTATTAAATTAACAGAACTTCTTATCAATTTAAACGAAATTAAACTTATAGCCGTAATGATTTTTGTAACAGTGTTGGTTTTAGGAGTATTAATTCTTCTCAA is part of the Borreliella burgdorferi B31 genome and harbors:
- a CDS encoding DUF2634 domain-containing protein, which translates into the protein MDLRLGNNFELVFNNDLSLVDGIDEQKQRFLIFLKTLRGSLSYAPHWGLDYFLLLKLLKINNLHAVKNYFHEISKELNLDLINISTTIQDNKAHISFFFSGDVLNMEFNL
- a CDS encoding DUF787 family protein; translation: MPQDTISVSFIDSRIQTSRPNYYNPLLVYKTAKIKVNKDTASYKILNLTVNNYEKQIETLEKENGNGEDQFGKEKTLLKTAMSNFFNSSEESLKSADLFIYKDKPEELKNYLKVHRHTFVVLINTEGDASDDGLKIYKDDYNKFKMPSTFFVFSTKEQEIKELFKDKGNTEKERNIAVYSNNKDNLHLKFISQYLHQASIFHAVNPYGMPLAATPLVDDTVIGKLRTAKINFYSLLNETGLDGVPAFKEGVDLAGGAIDEQFTYHYIKNEAIIELIRIWNKNNRQNSKLSALQLSGARDNAYTSAIECLLKRFVDRGLIIEYKNLSLTLSPTPQLKLELSVNITYNFSINAVALVITTQDIVDYQNSLSA
- a CDS encoding DUF1473 family protein; this translates as MIMRYKMKILTKNKTYEYPLRVLPVYEWDKVLGFNQSDAVLKLNEVKYLREITSLMISPKFLDEFYVILDQNREFISYYKDYLVAIIYTAQFNTFHLDNDLKKPALVYLSEYENNVGDFVAFDYINENFDYEKVATSLSSITSNSNELVAK
- a CDS encoding DUF759 family protein, with the translated sequence MSDKFTIKFKGILDHAATKKAIEQDISKMEKYLKPKKSSLGSTKDIVKNNLSDKKKELSRQSKFESLRERVEKYRLTQTKKLIKQGMGFEKARKEAFRRSLMSDRDKRHLEYKELAKESKAKSKMLAASQGKGLVAKIAIGSALRNIISNAMSKVGGGLLGFAKKAVEEDTKTKRTKLLNSAFFTDNERNMIMGNKDKNTKGILDGMKGFERDLEKEEFLNQASVFKGTLRDLDMLNETNLKNAVEFAAMLKSSGAMSSEDAVKAVNSVLGGDGSELFDLLKKSGVGDKYIEDAKMAWQSGAQVDLDSRITKMMEMFKDFKSFGLTKKVNNAESIQSNLASAEQTLQNLTTTVLDPILGLVNKITKYFEGFKFETHIINPIIDGIKSIFNLNYFFAKLKSMLPGWMGGDEGAALKKLQEEVQNQDNANNTP
- a CDS encoding DUF276 domain-containing protein, with product MSIVFDSDFGILKRTIKDIVRSKREYLRVNYGINIDDNQSSIYNIIASSLALIEEEIINELNLFFSKMKPGGTYWAAIEEHISSKSTTYSAVRTALLNLDGVEYTNIKSAAGKANIYLILKETLLDDSKSNINSPEFKAKLWETLYLTTPSGTLLEGDIEIDGLNSTGQRKSYKISLGKRKYVYMKVKYKLDLKNYLYLNIDSQIRDIYSRIISNNYSDMGISFEYQDFFAPVNEVKGIKFMEISACIKDTDTESITKIGDSDFKKNQDIAINDDTMLLFNMTDRLLIDIG
- a CDS encoding DUF792 family protein; amino-acid sequence: MDINNKNTNNKTMLPQEISQIIRDVITQIFALFGADNFLVLFPRMDLKGFGYVPQLFFIKPKTELITRTYNTSCSKRPVINYYDRKAEYVSYNPVMTGEHISLNGGILTSLYKDMLSLLKMTVFGNTMLRFDAHLVKEQLANRIQAQVPFSIYSPTFGLKELAVITSLSFKDTPFIDEVEVSLSIEIVKTFALEKYKG
- a CDS encoding DUF685 domain-containing protein encodes the protein MADDQEKLLIDEEETVQIKDLNKVTTVNNTDLLLLDDGAASSNAITFKNFLKTVNHQTFKGEELGYFKEIIKSTIATELAADKDFIKSIYDLIVDKLIENESSKLSNLFSKIKSRLTDSISSATLSRSDDLLIMPSSDTIQKTPVPKHILGVPSNFTYGSITRSTTLYPSDYENKAISINMEDNDDVTLIFYKNYDNDPIYLDIEIQVKINDNRMQKKSLKLMYSDEITYNWVYEITGPRGLFTRTPIYNGWYIQKRASLYGDSVPDLLKL
- a CDS encoding DUF693 family protein, with protein sequence MLLLQYDFKIEFYNVDTSKKSPDGIPFAEEIPKIIINTQDGIHIDISISNVYSNIHTISSKQAKVVLWNLPLDFTDDIKFGDIVKIYYKKFAHEKNFDFIMAGTLGPPMSTDYPGGDFSVDLDVRLLTKSNFFNRKLAGKEGKNFKGKTVQEAIESVFPNRNILNMDEKDCLKIIDKDIYATTPKEFIDKIKGTYVHNVIADIGTGLRGYECYLIFTNYIKKGENVHYEALEDYGLEFIPQQEITLGTTLKKNLIFWNAKTFFTHKLNVGDKVSFIDGLGKMIKTTIKETSARLSNTGECSLILKLDDDSNTKRKK
- a CDS encoding DUF777 family protein, which translates into the protein MNEDYEIYRMNQRLYGQALAQEDLKNWIYSNIFIIKIGTVKEFKHQTQEAIVTIPEFEDLEIHTKNISNISLELSKGDCVLLLQSSINIFDKNNDIHFDKHHFYILSAISPKTLNLISDTVKIKANNNIEIANQTTSLKTILKNIVSAIEGIKVVPAQGGPVIESVSLKIATTKINSDINSLFK
- a CDS encoding DUF1322 family protein; the encoded protein is MSKRNRDIDKAIASLDETRKKYFNLLDEIKNDKYFFPVIMNICSYYSVKKLPYDELLEVNRLAEIKLEKELYELILSK
- a CDS encoding DUF1463 domain-containing protein: MQFYDLREVYFSIGGTQLHSGKLELTSEPTTRAVISSEDKGMPVISLRDPKTITYVFNIEVTLGSHDYILLTELSDEQFYNMDVRKEDKMLDLAFNDRIATKIISNYAIFTEEPSRSYSAEAEKVSFEIRAINCQKSKPNNT
- a CDS encoding DUF735 family protein — translated: MKIPNLFKNTEIHKFIRTETEYAQALLNELKSLNSNFISINVIENIKSRYIAIWISQVLSIFYAKTQTLQSITSNINSVIFALRHIGTDESFRLIFKTFLNVDIEVTTPEAGVIDISLKGVIKTNFTTFISPSTKKGKRLKKIILREKKPGYAASKKALVFNSLPKGYDHSIYAFIKRIIPIGRVLKINNTDGNNIITFNN
- the blyA gene encoding holin BlyA, with the translated sequence MDTIKLTELLINLNEIKLIAVMIFVTVLVLGVLILLKPLLKDILTIVIGKIFKNGNGNGKNHIKKRD